One window of the Benincasa hispida cultivar B227 chromosome 3, ASM972705v1, whole genome shotgun sequence genome contains the following:
- the LOC120074468 gene encoding ultraviolet-B receptor UVR8-like isoform X1: MKEENAGGDQNGAKMANKIDALVYMWGYLPGALPDKSLLLSPEPVRLPGSIDGGDSWKEVCGGGCGFAMAISDSGKLITWGAADEEGQIYLTSGKHGEIPEAFPFPTEDLVVKAVAGWAHCVSVTEAGEVYTWGWSECIPSMKTLRDLAIGGGLLKDSTGKQSLPTTEQVAGPQDSNGVDRMDSQLDNKRVGEETVKRRKMNSVKEDTEISSPGDELFTALPCLVNFGPGVKIAAVAAGGRHTLALSDMGQVWGWGHGGEGQLGLGTRVKMVSSPHIIPCIELPTSAKDRSSVIYQGSNAAAGKVLGNYVKGIACGGRHSVVVTDTGALLTFGWGLYGQCGQGNTNDLLRPTCVSSLSATPVESISAGLWHTVCITAEGLVYAFGGNQFGQLGTGTDQGETTPRLLDAPVLEGKRAKGVSCGARHNVVLTDDGQLFSWGWNKYGQLGLGDSIDRNIPSKVSIDGCLPRNIACGWWHTLMLAEAEPK, encoded by the exons ATGAA GGAGGAGAATGCAGGAGGAGATCAGAACGGTGCAAAAATGGCGAACAAAATCGATGCCCTCGTTTATATGTGGGGTTATCTTCCTGGAGCCTTACCGGATAAATCCCTTTTGCTCTCGCCGGAGCCGGTACGGCTTCCGGGTTCGATCGATGGTGGGGATTCATGGAAGGAAGTCTGCGGCGGTGGTTGTGGATTCGCTATGGCTATTTCAG attcGGGAAAGTTAATTACGTGGGGTGCGGCCGATGAGGAAGGTCAAATTTATCTGACTTCGGGAAAACATGGG GAGATTCCTGAGGCGTTCCCTTTTCCAACTGAGGATTTGGTCGTGAAGGCTGTTGCCGGTTGGGCTCATTGTGTCTCAGTTACAG AGGCTGGTGAAGTGTACACATGGGGTTGGAGCGAGTGCATTCCCTCCATGAAAACATTGCGAGATTTGGCCATTGGAGGAGGTTTGTTGAAGGATTCTACAGGGAAACAAAGTCTACCTACAACTGAGCAAG tagCTGGACCTCAAGATTCGAACGGAGTTGATAGAATGGACTCCCAACTTGACAACAAAAGGGTTGGAGAGGAAACTGTGAAGCGAAGAAAAATGAATTCAGTTAAGGAAGATACTGAAATTTCAAGTCCAGGGGATGAGCTATTTACTGCATTACCTTGTCTTGTAAATTTTGGGCCTGGAGTGAAGATTGCTGCAGTTGCAGCTGGTGGACGCCACACTTTAGCACTATCAG ATATGGGACAGGTGTGGGGTTGGGGGCATGGAGGTGAAGGACAATTAGGTTTGGGTACTCGGGTGAAGATGGTATCTTCCCCTCATATCATACCTTGCATTGAATTGCCTACTTCTGCTAAAGATAGGTCTTCAGTAATTTATCAAGGATCCAATGCTGCTGCTGGTAAAGTGCTCGGAAATTATGTGAAGGGGATTGCTTGCGGAGGTCGCCATAGCGTCGTAGTGACAG ATACTGGTGCATTGCTTACTTTTGGATGGGGACTATATGGACAG TGTGGGCAAGGGAACACCAATGATCTACTGAGACCGACATGTGTGTCTTCTTTATCGGCTACCCCAGTGGAAAGCATTTCTGCTGGGTTATGGCACACTGTTTGTATTACTGCTGAAGGCCTTGTCTATGCCTTTGGGGGCAACCAGTTTGGACAGTTGGGAACTGGTACTGACCAGGGTGAG acTACACCAAGGCTTTTGGATGCTCCAGTCTTGGAAGGTAAGCGTGCAAAAGGGGTTTCTTGTGGCGCTCGACACAATGTTGTACTAACAG ATGATGGCCAGTTATTTTCTTGGGGCTGGAATAAATATGGCCAG CTTGGTCTGGGAGATTCAATCGATCGCAACATACCATCTAAGGTATccattgatggatgtttaccacgaaatattgCTTGTGGTTGGTGGCACACGCTCATGTTGGCTGAAGCTGAACCAAAGTAA
- the LOC120074468 gene encoding ultraviolet-B receptor UVR8-like isoform X2, whose product MKEENAGGDQNGAKMANKIDALVYMWGYLPGALPDKSLLLSPEPVRLPGSIDGGDSWKEVCGGGCGFAMAISDSGKLITWGAADEEGQIYLTSGKHGEIPEAFPFPTEDLVVKAVAGWAHCVSVTEAGEVYTWGWSECIPSMKTLRDLAIGGGLLKDSTGKQSLPTTEQAGPQDSNGVDRMDSQLDNKRVGEETVKRRKMNSVKEDTEISSPGDELFTALPCLVNFGPGVKIAAVAAGGRHTLALSDMGQVWGWGHGGEGQLGLGTRVKMVSSPHIIPCIELPTSAKDRSSVIYQGSNAAAGKVLGNYVKGIACGGRHSVVVTDTGALLTFGWGLYGQCGQGNTNDLLRPTCVSSLSATPVESISAGLWHTVCITAEGLVYAFGGNQFGQLGTGTDQGETTPRLLDAPVLEGKRAKGVSCGARHNVVLTDDGQLFSWGWNKYGQLGLGDSIDRNIPSKVSIDGCLPRNIACGWWHTLMLAEAEPK is encoded by the exons ATGAA GGAGGAGAATGCAGGAGGAGATCAGAACGGTGCAAAAATGGCGAACAAAATCGATGCCCTCGTTTATATGTGGGGTTATCTTCCTGGAGCCTTACCGGATAAATCCCTTTTGCTCTCGCCGGAGCCGGTACGGCTTCCGGGTTCGATCGATGGTGGGGATTCATGGAAGGAAGTCTGCGGCGGTGGTTGTGGATTCGCTATGGCTATTTCAG attcGGGAAAGTTAATTACGTGGGGTGCGGCCGATGAGGAAGGTCAAATTTATCTGACTTCGGGAAAACATGGG GAGATTCCTGAGGCGTTCCCTTTTCCAACTGAGGATTTGGTCGTGAAGGCTGTTGCCGGTTGGGCTCATTGTGTCTCAGTTACAG AGGCTGGTGAAGTGTACACATGGGGTTGGAGCGAGTGCATTCCCTCCATGAAAACATTGCGAGATTTGGCCATTGGAGGAGGTTTGTTGAAGGATTCTACAGGGAAACAAAGTCTACCTACAACTGAGCAAG CTGGACCTCAAGATTCGAACGGAGTTGATAGAATGGACTCCCAACTTGACAACAAAAGGGTTGGAGAGGAAACTGTGAAGCGAAGAAAAATGAATTCAGTTAAGGAAGATACTGAAATTTCAAGTCCAGGGGATGAGCTATTTACTGCATTACCTTGTCTTGTAAATTTTGGGCCTGGAGTGAAGATTGCTGCAGTTGCAGCTGGTGGACGCCACACTTTAGCACTATCAG ATATGGGACAGGTGTGGGGTTGGGGGCATGGAGGTGAAGGACAATTAGGTTTGGGTACTCGGGTGAAGATGGTATCTTCCCCTCATATCATACCTTGCATTGAATTGCCTACTTCTGCTAAAGATAGGTCTTCAGTAATTTATCAAGGATCCAATGCTGCTGCTGGTAAAGTGCTCGGAAATTATGTGAAGGGGATTGCTTGCGGAGGTCGCCATAGCGTCGTAGTGACAG ATACTGGTGCATTGCTTACTTTTGGATGGGGACTATATGGACAG TGTGGGCAAGGGAACACCAATGATCTACTGAGACCGACATGTGTGTCTTCTTTATCGGCTACCCCAGTGGAAAGCATTTCTGCTGGGTTATGGCACACTGTTTGTATTACTGCTGAAGGCCTTGTCTATGCCTTTGGGGGCAACCAGTTTGGACAGTTGGGAACTGGTACTGACCAGGGTGAG acTACACCAAGGCTTTTGGATGCTCCAGTCTTGGAAGGTAAGCGTGCAAAAGGGGTTTCTTGTGGCGCTCGACACAATGTTGTACTAACAG ATGATGGCCAGTTATTTTCTTGGGGCTGGAATAAATATGGCCAG CTTGGTCTGGGAGATTCAATCGATCGCAACATACCATCTAAGGTATccattgatggatgtttaccacgaaatattgCTTGTGGTTGGTGGCACACGCTCATGTTGGCTGAAGCTGAACCAAAGTAA
- the LOC120074468 gene encoding ultraviolet-B receptor UVR8-like isoform X3, producing MANKIDALVYMWGYLPGALPDKSLLLSPEPVRLPGSIDGGDSWKEVCGGGCGFAMAISDSGKLITWGAADEEGQIYLTSGKHGEIPEAFPFPTEDLVVKAVAGWAHCVSVTEAGEVYTWGWSECIPSMKTLRDLAIGGGLLKDSTGKQSLPTTEQVAGPQDSNGVDRMDSQLDNKRVGEETVKRRKMNSVKEDTEISSPGDELFTALPCLVNFGPGVKIAAVAAGGRHTLALSDMGQVWGWGHGGEGQLGLGTRVKMVSSPHIIPCIELPTSAKDRSSVIYQGSNAAAGKVLGNYVKGIACGGRHSVVVTDTGALLTFGWGLYGQCGQGNTNDLLRPTCVSSLSATPVESISAGLWHTVCITAEGLVYAFGGNQFGQLGTGTDQGETTPRLLDAPVLEGKRAKGVSCGARHNVVLTDDGQLFSWGWNKYGQLGLGDSIDRNIPSKVSIDGCLPRNIACGWWHTLMLAEAEPK from the exons ATGGCGAACAAAATCGATGCCCTCGTTTATATGTGGGGTTATCTTCCTGGAGCCTTACCGGATAAATCCCTTTTGCTCTCGCCGGAGCCGGTACGGCTTCCGGGTTCGATCGATGGTGGGGATTCATGGAAGGAAGTCTGCGGCGGTGGTTGTGGATTCGCTATGGCTATTTCAG attcGGGAAAGTTAATTACGTGGGGTGCGGCCGATGAGGAAGGTCAAATTTATCTGACTTCGGGAAAACATGGG GAGATTCCTGAGGCGTTCCCTTTTCCAACTGAGGATTTGGTCGTGAAGGCTGTTGCCGGTTGGGCTCATTGTGTCTCAGTTACAG AGGCTGGTGAAGTGTACACATGGGGTTGGAGCGAGTGCATTCCCTCCATGAAAACATTGCGAGATTTGGCCATTGGAGGAGGTTTGTTGAAGGATTCTACAGGGAAACAAAGTCTACCTACAACTGAGCAAG tagCTGGACCTCAAGATTCGAACGGAGTTGATAGAATGGACTCCCAACTTGACAACAAAAGGGTTGGAGAGGAAACTGTGAAGCGAAGAAAAATGAATTCAGTTAAGGAAGATACTGAAATTTCAAGTCCAGGGGATGAGCTATTTACTGCATTACCTTGTCTTGTAAATTTTGGGCCTGGAGTGAAGATTGCTGCAGTTGCAGCTGGTGGACGCCACACTTTAGCACTATCAG ATATGGGACAGGTGTGGGGTTGGGGGCATGGAGGTGAAGGACAATTAGGTTTGGGTACTCGGGTGAAGATGGTATCTTCCCCTCATATCATACCTTGCATTGAATTGCCTACTTCTGCTAAAGATAGGTCTTCAGTAATTTATCAAGGATCCAATGCTGCTGCTGGTAAAGTGCTCGGAAATTATGTGAAGGGGATTGCTTGCGGAGGTCGCCATAGCGTCGTAGTGACAG ATACTGGTGCATTGCTTACTTTTGGATGGGGACTATATGGACAG TGTGGGCAAGGGAACACCAATGATCTACTGAGACCGACATGTGTGTCTTCTTTATCGGCTACCCCAGTGGAAAGCATTTCTGCTGGGTTATGGCACACTGTTTGTATTACTGCTGAAGGCCTTGTCTATGCCTTTGGGGGCAACCAGTTTGGACAGTTGGGAACTGGTACTGACCAGGGTGAG acTACACCAAGGCTTTTGGATGCTCCAGTCTTGGAAGGTAAGCGTGCAAAAGGGGTTTCTTGTGGCGCTCGACACAATGTTGTACTAACAG ATGATGGCCAGTTATTTTCTTGGGGCTGGAATAAATATGGCCAG CTTGGTCTGGGAGATTCAATCGATCGCAACATACCATCTAAGGTATccattgatggatgtttaccacgaaatattgCTTGTGGTTGGTGGCACACGCTCATGTTGGCTGAAGCTGAACCAAAGTAA